In Pseudomonas sp. MTM4, one genomic interval encodes:
- the fliG gene encoding flagellar motor switch protein FliG has protein sequence MSDARVPAKLNKVDKAAILLLSLGEADAAQVLRHLGPKEVQKVGTAMAQLRNVQKNQIEQVMGEFVEIVGDQTSLGVGSDGYIRKMLTQALGEDKAGGLIDRILLGGNTSGLDSLKWMEPRAVADVIRYEHPQIQAIVVAYLDPDQAGEVLSHFDHKVRLDIVLRVSSLNTVQPAALKELNLILEKQFSGNSNTTRATLGGVKRAADIMNYLDSSVEGQLMDAIRDVDEDLSSQIEDLMFVFDNLADVDDRGIQALMREVSSDVLVMALKGADEAIKEKIFKNMSKRAGELLRDDLEAKGPVRISEVEGAQKEILTIARRMAEAGEIVLGGKGGEEMI, from the coding sequence ATGAGTGATGCACGAGTTCCAGCCAAGCTGAACAAGGTCGATAAAGCCGCAATTCTGTTGCTCTCGCTGGGTGAAGCCGATGCTGCGCAGGTTCTGCGCCATCTCGGTCCCAAAGAGGTACAGAAGGTCGGCACCGCCATGGCGCAATTGCGCAACGTCCAGAAAAACCAGATAGAACAGGTGATGGGAGAGTTCGTCGAGATCGTTGGCGACCAGACCAGCCTCGGGGTCGGCTCCGACGGTTACATCCGCAAGATGCTCACCCAGGCGCTGGGCGAGGACAAGGCGGGCGGCCTGATCGATCGCATTCTGCTGGGCGGTAACACCAGTGGCCTGGACAGCCTCAAGTGGATGGAGCCGCGCGCGGTCGCCGACGTGATTCGCTACGAGCATCCACAGATCCAGGCGATCGTGGTGGCTTATCTCGACCCCGACCAGGCGGGCGAGGTGCTGTCGCATTTCGATCACAAGGTGCGGCTCGACATCGTGCTGCGCGTGTCCTCGCTCAACACCGTCCAGCCGGCGGCGTTGAAGGAGCTTAATCTGATCCTGGAGAAGCAGTTCTCTGGCAACTCCAATACCACCCGCGCGACGCTGGGTGGCGTCAAGCGCGCGGCGGACATCATGAACTACCTCGACAGCTCGGTCGAAGGCCAGCTGATGGACGCCATCCGCGATGTCGACGAAGATCTGTCGTCGCAGATCGAAGACCTGATGTTCGTCTTCGACAACCTGGCGGATGTCGATGACCGGGGCATCCAGGCGCTCATGCGTGAAGTATCCTCCGATGTGCTGGTCATGGCGCTCAAGGGCGCGGACGAAGCGATCAAGGAGAAGATATTCAAGAACATGTCCAAGCGCGCCGGAGAACTGCTGCGCGACGACCTGGAAGCCAAGGGGCCGGTGCGCATCAGCGAAGTCGAGGGCGCCCAAAAGGAAATTCTCACCATTGCCCGCCGCATGGCCGAAGCCGGGGAAATCGTTCTCGGCGGCAAAGGCGGCGAAGAAATGATCTAG
- a CDS encoding SDR family oxidoreductase, producing MSMSFSGQVALITGAAAGIGRATALAFAEQGLKVVVADLDEMGGAACAEAIREAGGEAIFVRCDVTRDEQVKAMVEQAVTTFGRIDYAFNNAGIEIEKGRLAEGSEAEFDAIMGVNVKGVWLCMKHQLPVMLAQGGGAIVNTASVAGLGAAPKMSIYAASKHAVIGLTKSAAIEYAKKGIRVNAVCPAVIDTDMFRRAYEADPRKAEFAAAMHPVGRVGKVEEIAAAVLYLCSDGAAFTTGHALAVDGGATAI from the coding sequence ATGAGCATGTCTTTTTCCGGTCAGGTCGCGTTGATAACGGGAGCTGCGGCGGGCATTGGCCGCGCGACGGCGCTGGCGTTCGCCGAGCAGGGGTTGAAGGTGGTGGTGGCGGATCTGGATGAGATGGGCGGTGCGGCATGCGCCGAAGCCATTCGCGAAGCCGGCGGCGAGGCGATATTTGTGCGGTGCGATGTCACTCGCGACGAGCAGGTCAAGGCGATGGTCGAGCAGGCCGTCACGACCTTCGGGCGCATCGACTATGCGTTCAACAACGCCGGCATCGAGATCGAGAAGGGCCGTCTGGCTGAAGGCAGCGAGGCGGAGTTCGACGCCATCATGGGCGTCAACGTCAAGGGTGTCTGGTTGTGCATGAAGCACCAGCTGCCGGTGATGCTGGCGCAGGGCGGAGGTGCCATCGTCAACACCGCGTCGGTTGCTGGGCTTGGTGCGGCGCCGAAAATGAGCATTTATGCGGCGTCCAAGCATGCGGTGATCGGACTGACCAAGTCGGCGGCGATCGAATATGCCAAGAAGGGCATTCGCGTGAATGCGGTGTGTCCGGCGGTGATCGATACCGATATGTTCCGCCGTGCCTATGAGGCGGACCCGCGCAAGGCGGAGTTCGCGGCGGCCATGCATCCGGTTGGGCGGGTCGGCAAGGTTGAGGAAATCGCTGCTGCGGTGCTTTATCTCTGTAGCGACGGTGCGGCTTTCACCACTGGCCATGCGTTGGCGGTGGATGGTGGGGCGACGGCTATTTAG
- a CDS encoding STAS domain-containing protein codes for MTISSQLSADGQELTITIQGRFDFNAHQAFRDAYQRADCTPKRYVIDLAGATYLDSSALGMLLLLRDHAGSDKADIRLINCNPDVRKVLSVSNFEQLFAIA; via the coding sequence ATGACCATCAGTTCACAGCTATCGGCAGATGGACAGGAGCTGACGATTACCATCCAGGGGCGCTTCGATTTCAATGCTCATCAAGCATTCCGCGATGCCTATCAGCGTGCTGATTGCACGCCCAAGCGCTACGTGATCGACCTCGCTGGCGCGACCTATCTCGACAGTTCGGCCCTCGGGATGTTGCTGCTGCTGCGCGATCACGCCGGCAGCGATAAGGCCGATATCCGCCTGATCAACTGCAACCCAGATGTGCGAAAGGTCCTTTCGGTATCCAATTTCGAACAACTGTTCGCGATAGCCTGA
- the fliJ gene encoding flagellar export protein FliJ produces MATSRAARLAPVIDMAERAERDAAGQFGQGQTQLSQAETKLGELRQYFSDYQQQWMSQGSQGVSGQWLVNYQRFLSQLESAIAQQQRSVDWHRNNLDKLREQWQQRRARLDGLRKLVDRYIQEARTAADKREQKLLDEFSQRLASRPRQD; encoded by the coding sequence TTGGCGACGAGTCGTGCCGCGCGGCTGGCGCCCGTGATCGACATGGCTGAACGGGCCGAGCGCGACGCCGCGGGGCAATTTGGACAGGGGCAAACCCAACTGTCCCAGGCCGAAACCAAGTTGGGCGAGCTGCGCCAGTACTTCAGCGACTACCAGCAGCAATGGATGAGCCAGGGCAGCCAGGGCGTATCCGGGCAATGGCTGGTCAATTATCAGCGGTTCCTTTCACAGCTCGAATCGGCCATCGCTCAGCAGCAGCGCAGTGTCGACTGGCATCGCAACAATCTCGACAAGCTCCGCGAGCAGTGGCAGCAGCGACGCGCACGGCTCGATGGGCTGCGCAAATTGGTCGATCGCTATATTCAGGAAGCGAGAACGGCGGCCGACAAGCGCGAGCAAAAGCTGCTCGACGAATTCTCGCAGCGGCTGGCAAGTCGGCCCAGACAGGATTGA
- the fliF gene encoding flagellar basal-body MS-ring/collar protein FliF: MAEALSKVPVTVDSDAPKKPLFGLSFLENLSEMTMLRQVGLLVGLAASVAIGFAVVLWSQQPDYRPLLGSLAGMDANQVMETLAAADIAYTVEPNSGALLVKADDLARARLKLASAGVAPTDSNIGFEILDKEQGLGTSQFMEATRYRRGLEGELARTVSSLNNVKAARVHLAIPKSSVFVRDERKPSASVLVELYPGRNLEPSQVMAIINLVATSVPELTKSQITVVDQKGNLLSDQQGLTELSMAGKQFDYSRRMESLYTQRVHNILQPVLGSGRYKAEVSADVDFSAVESTSETFNPDQPALRSEQSVSEQRQSSVGPQGVPGALSNQPPGPATAPENALAGQAAAGAVAPGQPLLDANGQQIMDPATGQPMLAPYPADKREQATRNYELDRSISYTKQQQGRLRRLSVAVVLDDQVTVSADGQTTRVPRTAEELARFTRLVQDAVGFDASRGDSVSVINAPFAADSLEETFIDVPFYSQPWFWDIVKQVLGVLFILVLVFGVLRPVLNNLTNAGKGKEHQPVGSDGELADMDGLDGALSNDRVSLSGPQSIMLPSPTEGYDAQLNAIKNLVAEDPGRVAQVVKEWINEDE, from the coding sequence ATGGCTGAAGCGCTTAGCAAAGTTCCTGTAACGGTCGATTCGGACGCTCCGAAGAAGCCGCTGTTTGGCCTGTCCTTCCTGGAAAACCTTTCCGAAATGACGATGTTGCGGCAGGTCGGCCTGTTGGTCGGGCTGGCTGCGAGCGTCGCCATCGGCTTTGCCGTGGTGCTCTGGTCGCAACAGCCGGACTACCGTCCGCTGCTCGGCAGCCTCGCCGGGATGGACGCCAACCAGGTGATGGAAACCCTCGCTGCTGCCGACATCGCTTACACCGTCGAGCCCAATTCCGGCGCCTTGCTGGTCAAGGCCGATGATCTCGCCCGTGCGCGGCTGAAACTCGCCAGCGCTGGCGTTGCACCGACTGATAGCAACATCGGCTTCGAGATTCTCGACAAGGAGCAGGGCCTCGGTACCAGCCAGTTCATGGAAGCCACCCGCTACCGTCGTGGTCTGGAAGGGGAGCTGGCTCGTACCGTCTCCAGCCTGAACAACGTCAAAGCGGCGCGCGTGCATCTGGCGATTCCGAAGAGTTCTGTATTCGTGCGCGACGAGCGCAAGCCGAGCGCTTCCGTGCTGGTCGAACTCTATCCGGGCCGCAACCTCGAGCCGAGTCAGGTGATGGCGATCATCAACCTCGTCGCTACCAGCGTGCCGGAGCTGACCAAGTCGCAAATCACCGTGGTGGATCAGAAGGGCAACCTGCTGTCCGACCAGCAGGGGCTGACCGAGCTGAGCATGGCCGGCAAGCAGTTCGACTACAGCCGTCGGATGGAAAGCCTCTACACCCAGCGCGTGCACAACATCCTGCAACCGGTGCTGGGCAGCGGTCGCTACAAGGCCGAAGTCTCCGCCGATGTGGATTTCAGCGCCGTCGAATCGACGTCCGAAACCTTCAACCCGGATCAGCCGGCGCTGCGCAGCGAGCAGAGCGTCAGCGAACAGCGCCAGAGCAGCGTCGGCCCGCAAGGCGTTCCGGGTGCGCTGAGCAATCAGCCTCCAGGCCCTGCCACCGCGCCGGAAAATGCGCTGGCTGGACAAGCCGCCGCGGGTGCGGTCGCACCGGGGCAACCTTTGCTGGACGCCAATGGTCAGCAGATCATGGACCCGGCGACCGGCCAGCCGATGCTGGCGCCGTATCCGGCAGACAAGCGTGAGCAAGCGACCCGTAATTACGAGCTGGACCGTTCCATCAGTTACACCAAGCAGCAACAAGGTCGCCTGCGCCGCCTGTCGGTTGCGGTGGTACTCGACGACCAGGTGACGGTCTCTGCTGATGGGCAGACCACTCGTGTGCCGCGGACCGCCGAAGAATTGGCGCGCTTCACCCGTCTGGTGCAGGACGCCGTTGGTTTCGACGCCAGCCGTGGCGACAGCGTCAGTGTGATCAACGCACCCTTCGCCGCCGACTCGCTAGAAGAGACCTTCATCGACGTCCCGTTCTACTCGCAGCCGTGGTTCTGGGACATCGTCAAGCAAGTGCTTGGAGTACTGTTCATCCTGGTGCTGGTGTTCGGTGTGCTGCGGCCCGTACTGAACAACCTGACCAATGCTGGAAAGGGCAAGGAGCATCAGCCTGTCGGTAGTGACGGCGAACTGGCTGACATGGACGGTTTGGATGGTGCGCTGAGCAATGATCGGGTCAGCCTGAGCGGGCCGCAGAGCATCATGCTGCCGAGCCCGACCGAGGGGTACGATGCGCAACTGAATGCCATCAAGAATCTGGTAGCAGAGGATCCGGGCCGGGTGGCTCAGGTCGTCAAAGAGTGGATCAACGAAGATGAGTGA
- a CDS encoding fused response regulator/phosphatase translates to MPRRLSILIAEDGAADRMLLAAIVGRQGHRVTTASNGAEAVRLFESERPQLVLMDALMPVMDGFEAARQIKQLAGNELVPIIFLTSLTEHEALVRCLEAGGDDFLAKPYNPVILEAKIQAMHRLRRLQATVLEQRDLIARRNQQLLDEQRAAKAIFDKVAHAGCLSAPNIRYRQSPRALFNGDLLLAAHAPAGRMFVLLGDFTGHGLPAAIGAMPLAETFYGMTAKGYSSGEILCELNAKLKLILPVEMFCCAALLDINLKQGMLRVWNGGLPDGYLLRAAKGERLPLRSRHLPLGVLDALHFDDSLETLPLAIGDRLLLMSDGVLESTSADDELFGEQRLLAVMDANTEPSTLLDEIQAALHDFHGQILDDLSLVEVSMIEAEDAVAAQSPAVFPLGAPELRARDWSASFELRPSSLREYNPLPMTMQLLLQITPLRHRAGAIYTVLTELYANALEHGVLLLDSSMKCDADGFANYYQERQRRLGELTEGSVSIELSVKSEETRGYLRIAVRDSGPGFDVQRALDQQYCAGCLGGRGLRMIRQMSERFYWEPDGKVLNVEFHWAAHA, encoded by the coding sequence ATGCCTCGCCGGCTCTCCATACTCATCGCCGAGGATGGCGCGGCCGACCGCATGCTGCTGGCCGCCATCGTCGGTCGTCAGGGGCATCGTGTAACTACGGCGTCCAACGGTGCAGAAGCGGTCCGACTGTTCGAGAGCGAACGGCCACAACTGGTGCTGATGGACGCGCTGATGCCGGTGATGGACGGCTTCGAGGCCGCGCGGCAGATCAAACAGCTGGCCGGCAACGAGCTGGTGCCGATCATCTTTCTCACCTCGCTCACCGAGCACGAAGCGCTGGTGCGCTGCCTCGAAGCGGGGGGCGATGATTTTCTCGCCAAGCCCTACAACCCGGTCATCCTCGAAGCGAAGATCCAGGCCATGCATCGTCTGCGCAGGCTGCAGGCGACGGTGCTGGAGCAGCGTGATCTCATCGCGCGACGCAATCAGCAATTGCTCGACGAGCAACGCGCCGCCAAGGCGATCTTCGACAAGGTGGCGCATGCCGGTTGCCTGAGCGCACCCAACATCCGTTATCGACAGTCTCCGCGCGCGCTGTTCAATGGCGACCTGCTGCTTGCCGCGCATGCGCCTGCCGGCAGGATGTTCGTGCTGCTGGGAGACTTCACCGGCCATGGGCTGCCGGCCGCCATCGGTGCCATGCCGCTGGCCGAGACCTTTTACGGAATGACCGCCAAAGGCTATTCCAGCGGAGAGATCCTCTGCGAGCTCAACGCCAAGTTGAAGCTGATCCTGCCGGTGGAAATGTTCTGTTGTGCCGCCTTGCTGGATATCAACCTCAAGCAGGGCATGTTGCGCGTCTGGAACGGCGGGCTGCCGGATGGTTATCTGCTCAGGGCCGCGAAGGGCGAGCGGCTGCCGCTGCGCTCCAGGCATTTGCCGCTTGGCGTACTCGATGCGCTCCATTTCGATGACAGTCTCGAGACCTTGCCACTGGCGATCGGTGATCGCCTGCTGCTGATGTCCGATGGTGTGCTGGAGAGCACCAGTGCCGATGATGAATTGTTCGGCGAGCAGCGGCTGTTGGCGGTCATGGATGCCAACACCGAGCCCTCGACCTTGTTGGATGAAATTCAAGCCGCGCTGCATGATTTCCACGGTCAAATACTTGACGACCTGAGCCTCGTCGAAGTGAGCATGATCGAGGCGGAGGATGCCGTTGCGGCGCAATCGCCGGCTGTTTTCCCACTCGGCGCGCCAGAGTTGCGTGCGAGGGATTGGTCCGCCAGTTTCGAGCTGCGCCCCAGCAGCTTGCGCGAGTACAACCCACTGCCGATGACCATGCAGCTGCTGTTGCAGATAACACCCCTGCGCCACCGTGCCGGCGCGATTTACACGGTGCTGACCGAGCTTTATGCCAATGCGCTGGAGCATGGCGTGCTGCTGCTCGATTCCTCCATGAAGTGCGACGCCGACGGTTTTGCCAACTACTATCAGGAACGCCAGCGGCGACTGGGTGAGCTGACCGAAGGCTCAGTGTCCATCGAGCTGAGCGTCAAGTCCGAAGAGACCCGAGGCTATCTACGCATCGCGGTGCGCGACAGCGGACCGGGATTCGATGTGCAGCGGGCGCTGGACCAGCAGTACTGTGCCGGATGCCTGGGCGGGCGGGGGCTGCGGATGATTCGTCAGATGAGTGAACGCTTCTACTGGGAGCCGGACGGCAAGGTTCTGAATGTCGAGTTCCATTGGGCCGCTCATGCATAA
- a CDS encoding benzoate/H(+) symporter BenE family transporter translates to MPDAAHSLSRPFADSSASTVVAGFIAMLTGYTSSLVLMFQAGQAAGLSGAEISSWIWALSIGMAVCSIGLSLRYRTPVVVAWSTPGAALLISSLPGVPYGEAIGAFIFASVLIAVCGLTGSFERLMRKVPASLAAALLAGVLFNIGSEIFRAVDVQPALVLSMLFSYLLAKRLVPRYAVLSALIVGCVLAGVLGLLDFSDLSLEIAVPVWTTPSLSFAAIFSIGIPLFVIAMASQNMPGLAVLRAEGYQVPASPLISVTGIASVLLAPFGSHGVHLAAITMAICAGPEAHPDPARRYTAAVWCGVFYGIAGIFGATLAALFAAFPAALVLSIAALALLGSIGSGLTQAMQTPHEREAALITFMVTASGLTLFGIGAALWGLIAGVVTLVILGRRV, encoded by the coding sequence ATGCCGGACGCCGCCCACTCGCTATCCCGCCCATTCGCCGACAGTTCGGCTTCGACCGTCGTGGCGGGTTTCATTGCCATGCTTACCGGCTATACCAGTTCGCTGGTCCTGATGTTCCAGGCCGGACAGGCAGCAGGGCTCAGCGGGGCGGAGATTTCCTCGTGGATCTGGGCGCTGTCGATCGGCATGGCGGTGTGCAGCATCGGCCTGTCACTGCGCTATCGCACGCCAGTGGTGGTCGCCTGGTCGACTCCCGGCGCGGCGCTGCTGATCAGTAGCTTGCCCGGCGTCCCTTATGGCGAGGCGATTGGTGCCTTCATCTTCGCGTCGGTGCTGATTGCGGTATGTGGACTTACCGGCAGCTTCGAACGCCTGATGCGCAAGGTACCCGCCTCGCTGGCGGCGGCGCTGCTGGCCGGCGTGCTGTTCAACATCGGCAGCGAGATCTTCCGCGCCGTAGACGTCCAGCCTGCGCTGGTGCTGAGCATGCTCTTCAGTTACCTGCTGGCCAAGCGTCTGGTGCCGCGCTACGCCGTGCTCTCGGCGCTGATTGTTGGCTGTGTGCTCGCCGGCGTGCTGGGGCTGCTGGACTTCAGCGATCTGAGCCTGGAAATCGCGGTACCGGTGTGGACCACGCCGAGCCTGTCTTTCGCGGCCATTTTCAGCATCGGCATACCGCTGTTCGTGATCGCCATGGCATCGCAGAACATGCCGGGGCTGGCCGTGCTGCGCGCCGAGGGCTATCAGGTGCCGGCCTCGCCGCTGATTTCGGTCACCGGTATCGCGTCGGTTCTGCTCGCCCCGTTCGGCTCGCATGGTGTCCATCTGGCTGCGATCACCATGGCGATCTGCGCGGGTCCCGAAGCGCATCCCGATCCCGCCCGGCGCTATACGGCCGCGGTATGGTGCGGGGTGTTCTACGGCATCGCCGGCATTTTCGGGGCGACGCTGGCAGCGCTGTTCGCGGCCTTTCCGGCAGCACTGGTGCTGTCCATCGCGGCGTTGGCGTTGCTCGGTTCGATCGGCAGCGGCCTGACCCAAGCCATGCAGACGCCGCACGAGCGCGAAGCGGCGCTGATTACCTTTATGGTCACCGCTTCCGGACTGACGCTGTTTGGGATTGGCGCGGCGCTGTGGGGGTTGATTGCTGGGGTGGTGACGTTGGTGATCTTGGGGAGGCGGGTTTGA
- the fliH gene encoding flagellar assembly protein FliH, translated as MSKENPSDVIRAKDVNLFDRWALPSFDPLGGEPAEPEALEESGADQDLSHSEDVPVEEVKPLTLDELEAIRQEAYNEGFSTGEKDGFHAGQLKARQEADAALAPKLASLEQVMTQLLEPIADQDRNLEHAMVTLICQLTREVIQRDLLIDSSQIRQVLRDALKLLPMGASNVRIHINPQDFELVKALRERHEETWRIVEDSDLLPGGCRIETEQSRIDASVETRLSQAIKQLFEQQRENATSPPEADLHLDLDSSDAP; from the coding sequence ATGTCCAAGGAAAATCCCAGCGATGTGATCCGCGCGAAGGACGTCAATCTCTTCGATCGCTGGGCCTTGCCGAGCTTCGACCCGCTAGGCGGGGAACCGGCGGAGCCGGAGGCGCTCGAGGAATCGGGTGCGGACCAGGACCTGTCGCACAGCGAGGACGTCCCGGTCGAGGAAGTCAAACCGCTGACGCTCGACGAACTCGAAGCGATTCGCCAGGAGGCCTACAACGAAGGTTTCAGCACGGGCGAGAAGGACGGCTTTCATGCCGGACAACTGAAAGCCCGGCAGGAAGCCGACGCGGCGCTGGCGCCCAAACTCGCGAGCCTTGAGCAGGTGATGACGCAATTGCTCGAGCCCATCGCCGATCAGGATCGCAACCTCGAACACGCCATGGTCACGTTGATCTGTCAGCTGACACGCGAGGTGATTCAGCGCGACTTGCTGATCGATTCCAGCCAGATCCGCCAAGTGCTTCGGGACGCCCTGAAGCTGTTGCCGATGGGCGCCAGCAACGTGCGCATCCACATCAATCCGCAGGATTTCGAGCTGGTCAAGGCGCTGCGCGAGCGCCACGAAGAAACCTGGCGAATCGTCGAAGACAGCGATCTGCTGCCGGGCGGCTGCCGGATCGAAACCGAACAGAGTCGCATCGACGCCAGCGTCGAAACGCGGCTGAGTCAGGCGATCAAGCAGCTATTCGAACAGCAGCGGGAAAACGCCACCAGCCCGCCGGAAGCGGATCTGCACCTGGATCTGGACAGCTCAGATGCGCCTTGA
- the fliI gene encoding flagellar protein export ATPase FliI: MRLERTSFAKRFETYSEAIKLPSQPILEGRLLRMVGLTLEAEGLRAAVGSRCLVINDDSYHPTQVEAEVMGFSAGKLYLMPVGSLAGIAPGARVVPLANTGRLPMGTSMLGRVLDGAGRALDGKGGMKAEDWVPMDGPVINPLNRHPISEPLDVGIRCINGLLTVGRGQRLGLFAGTGVGKSVLLGMMTRFTEADIIVVGLIGERGREVKEFIENILTEESIKRSVVVASPADDAPLMRLRAAMYCTRIAEYFRDKGKNVLLLMDSLTRFAQAQREIALAIGEPPATKGYPPSVFAKLPSLVERAGNAEAGGGSITAFYTVLSEGDDQQDPIADSARGVLDGHIVLSRRLAEEGHYPAIDIEASISRVMPQVVSPEHVRSSQRFKQLWSRYQQSRDLISVGAYVPGGDPETDLAIARQAEMVRYLRQGLDEAEPLAQSEVALINVFNPKAAG; the protein is encoded by the coding sequence ATGCGCCTTGAACGCACCAGCTTCGCCAAACGCTTCGAGACCTACAGCGAGGCGATCAAGCTACCCAGCCAGCCGATCCTCGAGGGTCGGCTGTTGCGTATGGTCGGCCTGACGCTGGAGGCCGAAGGCCTGCGTGCCGCCGTCGGCAGCCGCTGCCTGGTGATCAACGACGACAGCTACCACCCGACCCAGGTCGAAGCCGAGGTCATGGGCTTTTCCGCCGGCAAACTTTATCTGATGCCGGTTGGCAGCCTGGCCGGCATCGCGCCGGGCGCGCGTGTCGTGCCGCTGGCCAATACCGGACGCCTGCCGATGGGCACGTCGATGCTGGGGCGCGTGCTCGACGGTGCCGGCCGCGCCCTGGATGGTAAGGGCGGAATGAAGGCCGAGGACTGGGTGCCGATGGACGGGCCAGTGATCAACCCGCTCAACCGCCACCCGATCAGCGAGCCGCTGGATGTCGGCATCCGCTGCATCAATGGCCTGTTGACGGTCGGCCGCGGGCAACGTCTTGGCTTGTTCGCCGGTACCGGTGTGGGCAAGTCGGTGTTGCTAGGCATGATGACCCGCTTCACTGAGGCGGACATCATCGTCGTCGGGCTGATCGGCGAGCGTGGCCGTGAGGTTAAGGAATTCATCGAAAACATCCTCACCGAAGAGAGTATCAAGCGCTCCGTAGTTGTCGCTTCGCCTGCGGACGATGCGCCCTTGATGCGCCTGCGCGCGGCAATGTATTGCACGCGCATCGCCGAATATTTCCGTGACAAGGGCAAGAACGTCCTGTTGTTGATGGATTCGCTGACCCGCTTCGCCCAGGCCCAACGGGAAATCGCGCTGGCCATCGGCGAGCCCCCGGCGACCAAGGGTTACCCGCCTTCGGTGTTCGCCAAGCTGCCGAGTCTGGTGGAGCGCGCTGGAAACGCCGAGGCGGGCGGCGGTTCGATCACGGCGTTCTATACCGTGCTGTCCGAGGGTGATGATCAGCAGGACCCCATCGCCGACTCCGCGCGGGGCGTGCTCGACGGCCACATCGTGTTGTCGCGACGGCTGGCTGAAGAGGGCCATTACCCGGCGATCGACATCGAGGCCTCTATCAGCCGGGTCATGCCGCAGGTGGTCAGTCCCGAACATGTGCGCAGCTCGCAGCGGTTCAAGCAGCTGTGGTCGCGCTATCAGCAGAGCCGCGATCTGATCAGCGTCGGCGCGTACGTACCGGGTGGCGATCCGGAAACCGATCTGGCCATCGCGAGGCAGGCGGAGATGGTCCGCTATCTCCGGCAGGGTCTGGACGAAGCCGAACCCCTGGCGCAGAGCGAGGTCGCACTGATCAACGTCTTCAATCCCAAGGCCGCAGGCTAA
- the fliE gene encoding flagellar hook-basal body complex protein FliE, translating into MSQGIEFNRLMLEMRAMQTDAMARAKPVTATPEVGAPSFSDMLGQAVNKVSETQQASSQLATAFEMGQGGIDLTEVMIASQKASVSMQAMTQVRNKLVQAYQDIMQMPV; encoded by the coding sequence ATGAGCCAGGGTATCGAATTCAATCGCTTGATGCTGGAAATGCGGGCCATGCAGACCGATGCGATGGCGCGCGCCAAGCCCGTGACCGCTACCCCCGAGGTTGGCGCTCCGAGCTTTTCCGACATGCTCGGCCAGGCCGTCAATAAAGTGAGTGAAACCCAGCAAGCTTCCAGCCAACTGGCGACCGCCTTCGAGATGGGGCAGGGCGGCATCGATCTGACCGAGGTCATGATCGCTTCGCAGAAAGCCAGCGTTTCCATGCAGGCCATGACCCAGGTGCGTAACAAACTGGTCCAGGCGTATCAAGACATCATGCAGATGCCGGTTTAA